From one Lolium rigidum isolate FL_2022 chromosome 4, APGP_CSIRO_Lrig_0.1, whole genome shotgun sequence genomic stretch:
- the LOC124647685 gene encoding putative B3 domain-containing protein Os10g0537100: protein MEFLPIGGEDSERVCASSAVEKEHMFEKVVTPSDVGKLNRLVIPKQHAERYFPLDGAAAAAAAANGSGKGMVLSFEDRAGKAWRFRYSYWNSSQSYVMTKGWSRFVKEKRLGAGDTVLFGRGGVGEGRRLFIDFRRRRPAYVFPPPATSSSLHCLAAPLPSVPLCPWRRDYGTTYSGVSAAAGSMSSRHVLFLRQPVSAAVVLKSVQVRAALEVPSRQKRVRLFGVNLDCPPALEEGGVCGVTHTVAPTLLQQLLPSPSSSTSSTAGKEACSLDLGL, encoded by the coding sequence ATGGAGTTCCTCCCAATCGGCGGCGAGGATTCGGAGCGGGTTTGCGCATCGTCGGCCGTGGAGAAGGAGCACATGTTCGAGAAGGTGGTGACCCCGAGCGACGTGGGGAAGCTGAACCGCCTGGTCATCCCCAAGCAGCACGCCGAGCGTTACTTTCCGCtcgacggcgccgccgctgcgGCGGCTGCGGCTAACGGAAGCGGCAAGGGGATGGTGCTGAGCTTCGAAGACCGCGCGGGGAAGGCGTGGCGGTTCCGGTACTCGTACTGGAATAGCAGCCAGAGCTACGTGATGACCAAGGGCTGGAGTCGCTTCGTCAAGGAGAAGCGCCTCGGCGCTGGCGACACCGTCCTCTTCGGCCGCGGGGGCGTCGGCGAGGGCCGTCGCCTCTTCATCGATTTCCGTCGCCGACGCCCGGCCTACGTGTTCCCGCCGCCGGCGACTTCTTCGTCGTTGCATTGCCTGGCGGCGCCTCTCCCCTCCGTGCCGCTCTGCCCGTGGCGGCGGGACTATGGAACCACCTACAgcggcgtctccgccgccgcggGGTCCATGTCCAGCCGTCACGTGCTGTTCCTACGGCAGCCAGTTTCGGCGGCAGTGGTGCTCAAATCTGTGCAGGTGCGTGCCGCACTGGAGGTACCGTCGAGGCAGAAGCGGGTCCGGCTGTTCGGCGTGAACCTCGACTGCCCGCCGGCACTCGAGGAAGGCGGCGTGTGCGGAGTCACGCATACGGTGGCGCCGACGCTCCTGCAACAGCTGCTGCCGTCGCCGTCATCGTCTACGTCGTCCACGGCGGGGAAGGAGGCGTGCTCCTTGGATCTTGGACTGTGA